From the Haladaptatus sp. DJG-WS-42 genome, the window ATTGACCGGCGTATCATTCTGTTTCCAATAATATCAGTTTGCGTATCGAGATAGTTTCTTTGTCAAAATGGAAACTTCTGTTTTCTCAAATCGAAAACCTTTGCGCAAGATTGCGAAAGGATTATGGGCGCGACGTACCCATCTCAGGACGACTTAGGTGTCTCCAGAATGGCTAGGCTAGAAATCAAAAACCTACACGCAGAAGTAGCAGAAGAGGGCGGCGAGCAGATTCTCCGCGGCGTAAATCTCGAAGTGAAGTCCGGTGAGATTCACGCCCTGATGGGACCAAACGGCTCCGGGAAATCGACGACGGCGAAGGTTATCGCCGGTCATCCGGCCTACACGGTCACCGACGGTGAGATTCTGCTCCACCTCGAAGCAGACGAGTTCAAAGAGTTAGACGAGGCAATTCCAGCGGCAAAGCGCACCTGGAACCTCCTCGAACTCGAACCACCAGAACGTGCCGCACTCGGCATTTTCCTCGGCTTCCAGTACCCAGCCGAAATCGAGGGCGTCACGATGGTCAACTTCCTCCGCACCGCGCTCAACGCGAAACTCGAAGGGCGCGAGGACCTCCTCTTCGGCGAGGATGACGACGAGGAAGAAGAAGAGGAAGCGGGCTACTCCACCTCCCCGATGGAAGGCCCAGCGGACGACGGCGAAATCGGCGTCGCTGAGTTCCAGCAGATACTCAAAGCAAAGATGGAACTCCTCGACATGGACGAGAAGTTCGCCATGCGCTACCTGAACGCCGGGTTCTCCGGTGGCGAGAAAAAGCAGAACGAAGTGCTCCAGGCAGCCATCCTCGAACCCTCCATCGCCGTGCTCGACGAAATCGACTCCGGGCTGGACATCGACCGCCTGCAGGACGTCTCGAAGGGCATCAACGCGCTCCGTGACGAGGTCGGTACGGGCATCCTCCAGATTACCCACTACCAGCGCATCCTCGACTACGTCGAACCAGACCACGTCCACATCATGATGGACGGGAAGGTCGTAAAGAGCGGCGACGCGTCGCTCGCTGAGGAACTCGAGGACAAAGGGTACGACTGGATCCGCGAAGAAGTCTACGAGACAGCGTAAAGGGACTGCAAGACAAACACCCACACAAGACTATGAGTTCACAAGAAGACCACCTCAAGAAAACCGACACCGAGGCCCGCTTCGAGTTCAAAAAGGAGCAGAAGTCGGCGTTTAAAACGGAAAAAGGCCTCAATGAAGAGACAATTCGTCTCATCAGCGAAGACAAAGACGAGCCCGAATGGATGTTCGAGCGTCGTCTGCGCGCGCTGAAGCAGTTCCAGAAGATGCCGATGCCGACCGACTGGCCGGGCCAGCCCGACCTGACGGAGCTCGACATCAACGAGATTGTCCCGTACATCCGCCCGGACGTGGAGACACGCGGCGGTGTCGACAACTGGGACGAACTGCCAGAGGAGATTCGAGACACGTTCGACAAGCTCGGGATTCCAGAAGCTGAACGCAAGGCGCTTTCGGGCGTCGGTGCGCAGTACGAATCCGAGATTGTCTACCAGAACATGCAAGAACAGTGGGAGGAAAAGGGCGTCATCTTCTGCAACATGGACCAAGCGGTCCGTGAACACCCGGAGATCGTCAAAGAGTACTTCATGACTAAGTGCGTGCCGCCAAGCGA encodes:
- a CDS encoding ABC transporter ATP-binding protein, yielding MARLEIKNLHAEVAEEGGEQILRGVNLEVKSGEIHALMGPNGSGKSTTAKVIAGHPAYTVTDGEILLHLEADEFKELDEAIPAAKRTWNLLELEPPERAALGIFLGFQYPAEIEGVTMVNFLRTALNAKLEGREDLLFGEDDDEEEEEEAGYSTSPMEGPADDGEIGVAEFQQILKAKMELLDMDEKFAMRYLNAGFSGGEKKQNEVLQAAILEPSIAVLDEIDSGLDIDRLQDVSKGINALRDEVGTGILQITHYQRILDYVEPDHVHIMMDGKVVKSGDASLAEELEDKGYDWIREEVYETA